Proteins encoded within one genomic window of Acidithiobacillus sp. AMEEHan:
- the metE gene encoding 5-methyltetrahydropteroyltriglutamate--homocysteine S-methyltransferase: MTRVHNLGFPRIGHKRELKKATEAYWSGEIDGAELEARGAQLRERHWRIQQTCGVDLVPVGDFTFYDQMLDMSCTLGAIPPRYGFSGGQVDRDTFFAMARGSKTQPAMEMTKWFDTNYHYIVPEFHEDMEFRLSSERIFAQVKEAQALGLNAKPVLIGPLTYLWLGKEKDLSTAHGEAGHRHDEGCAGHGEAPRHAGFDRLRLLPKVLPVYAEILGKLADAGVEWVQMDEPALVLDLPQEWLDALDEAYAELAQGKTPRILLATYFESVADHAARLKALPVAGLHLDLRRAPEQRDVFLQSYPANKILSLGIVDGRNVWRTDLDAALQLLAPAQQALGDRLWIAPSCSLMHSPVDLAQETELDDELKSWLAFSVQKLDELSVLARAIDKGESAAAQELEAARKAVASRKSSPRIHNAAVNARLEQLGNDDGRRSSPFPVRAKAQAARFKLPPFPTTTIGSFPQTPEIRKARLQHRKGELSDAEYHKMMEAEVALVVKEQERLGLDVPVHGEPERNDMVEYFGEQLAGFAFTRHGWVQSYGSRYVKPPLIFGDVSRPHPMTVEWAKYAQSLTQKPMKGMLTGPVTILQWSFVRDDQPRERTALQIALAIRDEVKDLIDAGIGIIQIDEPAYREGLPLKRKDWNKYLDWASRAFRISAQIAPDDVQIHTHMCYSEFNDILPAIAAMDADVITIETSRSQMELLDAFATFNYPNEIGPGVYDIHSPRVPSVEEMVQLMEKAAKVVPAERLWVNPDCGLKTRKWAEVTPALENMVKATQEIRQRLA; encoded by the coding sequence ATGACCCGGGTGCACAATCTTGGTTTTCCCCGCATCGGCCACAAACGTGAGCTGAAGAAGGCCACCGAGGCTTATTGGTCTGGCGAAATCGACGGTGCCGAGCTGGAGGCACGAGGTGCGCAACTGCGGGAGCGTCACTGGCGCATCCAACAGACCTGCGGAGTCGATCTGGTACCCGTGGGCGATTTCACCTTTTACGACCAAATGCTCGACATGAGCTGCACTTTGGGCGCGATTCCGCCTCGCTATGGTTTTAGCGGTGGCCAAGTCGATCGCGACACCTTCTTTGCCATGGCGCGCGGCTCCAAGACCCAGCCGGCCATGGAAATGACCAAATGGTTCGATACCAACTACCATTACATCGTCCCCGAATTCCATGAGGATATGGAGTTCCGGCTGAGCAGCGAGCGGATTTTCGCTCAGGTAAAAGAGGCCCAGGCCTTGGGTTTGAATGCCAAGCCGGTCCTCATCGGCCCGCTGACCTACCTGTGGCTGGGTAAGGAAAAAGATCTGTCCACCGCCCATGGCGAGGCTGGTCATCGCCATGACGAGGGCTGTGCTGGCCATGGCGAGGCGCCGCGTCACGCGGGTTTTGACCGTCTACGTCTGTTGCCCAAGGTTCTCCCCGTTTATGCCGAAATCCTTGGCAAGCTGGCCGATGCTGGCGTCGAGTGGGTGCAGATGGATGAACCGGCGCTGGTCCTCGACCTGCCCCAAGAATGGCTGGACGCACTAGACGAGGCCTATGCAGAACTGGCTCAGGGTAAGACACCCAGGATCCTGCTGGCCACCTATTTCGAGTCCGTCGCCGATCATGCTGCACGTCTCAAAGCGCTGCCGGTTGCGGGACTGCACCTGGATTTGCGACGGGCGCCGGAGCAGCGCGACGTTTTCTTGCAGAGCTATCCGGCCAACAAGATCCTTTCCCTCGGTATCGTTGACGGCCGCAACGTATGGCGGACCGATCTCGATGCCGCGCTGCAACTCTTGGCTCCTGCCCAGCAGGCGCTCGGCGATCGTTTGTGGATTGCCCCCTCCTGCAGTCTGATGCACAGCCCGGTAGATTTGGCTCAGGAAACGGAACTGGATGACGAACTCAAATCCTGGCTGGCTTTCTCCGTGCAGAAGCTGGATGAGCTTTCGGTGCTCGCCCGCGCAATCGACAAGGGAGAGTCAGCGGCCGCCCAGGAACTGGAAGCGGCGCGCAAGGCCGTCGCCTCCCGCAAGAGCTCGCCACGCATCCACAACGCGGCCGTCAACGCCCGCCTGGAGCAGCTGGGCAATGATGATGGCCGGCGCAGCAGTCCCTTCCCGGTCCGTGCCAAGGCTCAGGCGGCGCGTTTCAAGTTGCCACCCTTCCCCACCACCACCATCGGCAGCTTTCCGCAGACCCCTGAAATCCGCAAGGCGCGATTGCAGCACCGCAAAGGTGAGCTGTCTGACGCGGAATACCACAAGATGATGGAGGCCGAAGTAGCCCTGGTAGTCAAGGAGCAGGAACGCCTGGGCCTGGACGTACCGGTACACGGTGAGCCCGAGCGCAACGACATGGTCGAATACTTTGGTGAGCAGCTCGCCGGCTTCGCCTTCACCCGCCACGGCTGGGTGCAGAGTTATGGCTCCCGCTATGTGAAGCCGCCGCTCATCTTCGGTGATGTCTCGCGTCCGCATCCGATGACGGTGGAATGGGCAAAATATGCGCAGTCTCTTACCCAGAAACCGATGAAAGGCATGCTTACCGGTCCCGTCACCATTCTGCAGTGGTCTTTCGTGCGCGACGATCAGCCGCGCGAGCGTACCGCCCTGCAGATCGCCTTGGCCATCCGTGACGAAGTCAAGGATCTGATCGACGCCGGAATCGGCATCATCCAGATCGATGAGCCGGCGTACCGCGAGGGCCTGCCCCTCAAGCGCAAGGATTGGAATAAATATCTGGACTGGGCCTCCCGTGCCTTCCGCATCTCGGCGCAGATCGCCCCCGATGACGTGCAGATCCATACCCACATGTGCTACTCGGAGTTCAACGACATTCTGCCGGCCATTGCAGCGATGGACGCCGATGTGATCACCATCGAGACTTCCCGCTCGCAGATGGAGCTGCTCGATGCCTTCGCTACCTTCAACTACCCCAACGAAATCGGGCCGGGCGTCTATGATATCCACTCTCCGCGGGTACCCAGTGTGGAAGAGATGGTGCAGCTCATGGAGAAGGCAGCCAAGGTGGTGCCAGCCGAACGGCTTTGGGTGAACCCCGACTGTGGCCTCAAAACCCGTAAGTGGGCCGAGGTGACTCCCGCCTTGGAAAACATGGTCAAGGCCACCCAGGAAATTCGCCAGCGCCTCGCCTGA
- a CDS encoding SulP family inorganic anion transporter translates to MSLPQTSSAGQRSAVGNINLSPLANFRFDVPAALVVALVAIPLCLGVALASGAPLMAGILAGIVGGMVVPLFSKSPLSVSGPAAGLTAIIVVAIEDLHSFPIFLLAVIIAGVLQILMGVLRAGGIAYFFPSAVIEGMLAAIGIILIMKQFPYAVGFDLGQFGGQEFSSGGTENTFSGIFSALGHVHWGALLISVVCLTILLFWDQVPFLKRQTWFSGPLIAVLAGTLLNLLFGAAFPELQLGADKLVQLPVIHSVGELGQLVQFPDWSALGQQQVWIVGVTIAIVASLESLLSIEAADKLDPFKRRTPWMANSTVRG, encoded by the coding sequence ATGAGTCTGCCTCAGACCTCTTCCGCCGGGCAGCGTTCTGCTGTCGGGAACATCAATCTTTCACCACTTGCCAATTTCCGTTTCGACGTTCCTGCCGCCCTGGTCGTAGCCTTGGTGGCCATCCCCCTCTGTCTTGGCGTGGCCCTGGCGTCGGGGGCGCCACTGATGGCGGGCATCCTGGCGGGCATCGTCGGCGGCATGGTCGTGCCGCTGTTCAGCAAATCGCCCCTCTCGGTCAGCGGCCCCGCTGCCGGACTCACGGCCATCATTGTGGTCGCCATCGAAGACCTGCACAGCTTTCCCATTTTCTTGCTGGCAGTGATCATTGCCGGCGTCCTACAGATCCTCATGGGCGTTCTGCGCGCCGGCGGCATTGCCTATTTTTTCCCATCTGCGGTCATCGAAGGCATGCTTGCGGCCATCGGCATCATCCTGATCATGAAACAGTTTCCCTATGCAGTGGGCTTCGATCTAGGACAATTTGGCGGCCAGGAATTCAGTAGCGGGGGAACGGAAAACACCTTCTCCGGCATTTTCAGTGCGCTGGGGCACGTGCATTGGGGTGCGCTATTGATCAGCGTGGTCTGTCTGACCATTCTTCTGTTCTGGGACCAGGTCCCGTTTCTAAAAAGACAAACCTGGTTTTCCGGCCCTCTGATAGCCGTACTTGCCGGTACGCTGCTCAACCTGTTGTTTGGCGCTGCATTCCCAGAGCTGCAACTCGGCGCCGACAAGCTGGTGCAACTACCCGTCATCCACTCCGTGGGAGAGCTCGGCCAGCTCGTACAGTTTCCCGATTGGTCGGCGCTGGGTCAGCAGCAGGTGTGGATCGTTGGCGTGACTATCGCCATCGTCGCGAGCTTGGAGAGCTTGCTGTCCATCGAGGCCGCCGACAAGCTCGATCCTTTCAAGCGACGTACCCCCTGGATGGCGAACTCTACGGTCAGGGGGTAG
- a CDS encoding SulP family inorganic anion transporter, with protein MLGGLPVTAVIVRSSANISAGGRTKAAAFLHGVFLLVAALLLAPFLNRIPLAALASVLMMVGFKLAHPKVFRHMYSLGKTQVLPFVITIVAILSTDLLIGVAVGLVTGLFFVLRANYHSALELRQDGTHQYLLRFKRELTFVNKARLARLLDSLPQGSTLILDGALVTFIDHDVLEVIRNFEESAPLRQIQVSERNFDNPVLRAQT; from the coding sequence CTGCTCGGAGGACTACCCGTCACGGCGGTTATCGTGCGCTCCAGCGCCAACATCAGCGCCGGGGGCAGAACCAAGGCGGCGGCGTTTCTCCATGGAGTCTTTCTCCTCGTTGCCGCTCTTTTGCTGGCACCTTTTCTCAATCGGATTCCGCTGGCGGCGCTGGCTTCTGTGCTAATGATGGTGGGTTTCAAACTCGCCCACCCCAAGGTCTTTCGCCATATGTATTCCCTGGGCAAGACACAGGTGCTTCCGTTTGTCATTACCATTGTCGCCATACTCTCTACCGATCTGTTGATCGGCGTCGCCGTGGGCCTGGTGACTGGTCTGTTTTTCGTTTTGCGCGCCAATTATCATAGCGCCTTGGAGCTTCGTCAGGACGGCACCCATCAGTACCTGCTGCGTTTCAAGCGCGAGCTGACCTTCGTAAACAAGGCGCGTCTGGCTCGTTTACTGGACTCTTTACCGCAAGGGAGCACCCTCATCCTCGACGGAGCGCTGGTGACCTTCATCGATCACGACGTGCTGGAGGTCATCCGCAATTTTGAAGAGTCTGCCCCCCTGCGCCAGATTCAGGTCTCGGAACGGAATTTCGATAACCCGGTACTAAGAGCGCAGACCTGA
- a CDS encoding ATP/GTP-binding protein has product MCKNSDVVRPPRTVRKILIAGHVGAGKTTVLHTLFGDQALTTDALHSEAVSDNKTTTTVALDYGVIDCPLSNDRLHVYAIPGQERFQFMWEILSRNASGILLLMDARIPKPLQGIHLYLDRILPYLHQPVGVVALNKLSGVEREELRLPPYLRHGDLRLRLTTTDVRDREEVLTLLRLLLGEIGQRNAMHDEFSLGGIQHGVP; this is encoded by the coding sequence ATGTGCAAGAACTCGGACGTCGTCAGGCCACCACGGACCGTCAGGAAGATCCTGATTGCCGGGCATGTCGGCGCGGGCAAGACCACCGTGCTGCATACGCTCTTTGGTGACCAAGCGCTCACTACCGATGCGCTCCACAGTGAGGCGGTCTCGGACAACAAGACTACGACGACGGTCGCCTTGGATTACGGGGTGATCGATTGCCCTTTGAGCAATGACCGTTTGCATGTCTATGCAATTCCGGGTCAAGAGCGTTTCCAATTCATGTGGGAAATTCTCAGCCGGAATGCCAGCGGCATACTACTGTTGATGGATGCGCGCATACCCAAACCGCTGCAGGGAATCCATCTGTACCTGGACCGAATTTTACCTTACCTGCACCAACCCGTGGGAGTGGTTGCGCTCAACAAGCTTTCCGGAGTGGAGCGCGAAGAACTGCGTCTTCCGCCCTATCTTCGACACGGTGACCTCCGCTTGCGTCTCACTACTACGGACGTTCGCGATCGGGAAGAAGTGCTGACGTTACTGCGGCTCCTCCTTGGTGAAATTGGACAGAGGAACGCCATGCACGATGAATTTTCCTTGGGTGGTATCCAACACGGGGTACCCTAA
- a CDS encoding glycine zipper domain-containing protein has translation MTKIRWIVIAVVPAVLAGCANNPYASNATTANTAGGALLGSIAGAVIGNQTGSPLAGAAIGAGLGGLAGYGISRSQEQQAPQPAQPGYYAPPANNVQCPPGYTCTPTAPQYQTPPSCPPGYTCTAN, from the coding sequence ATGACGAAAATACGTTGGATAGTCATCGCAGTGGTTCCTGCCGTCCTGGCGGGCTGTGCCAATAATCCCTATGCCAGTAACGCAACCACGGCCAATACCGCGGGCGGGGCACTGCTGGGCTCGATCGCTGGCGCGGTCATTGGCAATCAGACCGGGTCGCCATTGGCGGGGGCTGCTATCGGTGCGGGGCTTGGCGGGCTGGCCGGCTACGGCATTTCCCGATCGCAGGAACAGCAGGCCCCCCAGCCAGCGCAGCCGGGCTATTACGCACCCCCTGCCAACAATGTGCAGTGCCCGCCGGGGTATACCTGCACGCCGACCGCGCCACAATATCAGACGCCACCCAGCTGCCCCCCAGGCTATACCTGCACCGCCAATTGA
- a CDS encoding septal ring lytic transglycosylase RlpA family protein, whose amino-acid sequence MQESAPNRLLRWSCVAAGLATLAGCASVSTPPPSSIARSSNSGVAYSTGTTCYAPSPNLQAAYNQPYEINGQWYHPLQSAQGYNQTGTASWYDIASSSHVTAMGTAFHDNRLTAASRVLPLPTCVRVTNLQNGRSILVLVNDRGPFVAGRIMDLSIGSARALGIVNQGTAQVQIQAVQSSVPAPAPYRPQVIPQLVPVQNVRPVAPSVPPALQLSGSGAANSQAKLRSVVASAFASPQQPISVPAKPAAKPITTAVRPVLSAPQLEDVIYLISSQPMELQRAREEQQKLQAFGITTAHLVPAAQGYMVKIGPLASTDNTESYVHSLRRLQLGDFQLSQKSVD is encoded by the coding sequence ATGCAGGAATCGGCACCTAACCGTCTGCTGCGCTGGTCTTGCGTTGCTGCAGGACTCGCGACTCTGGCCGGCTGTGCCAGCGTATCCACACCACCGCCATCTTCGATAGCACGCAGTTCGAATTCTGGAGTGGCCTACTCCACCGGCACTACCTGCTACGCCCCTTCTCCCAATCTGCAGGCGGCCTACAACCAGCCTTACGAGATCAATGGGCAGTGGTACCACCCACTGCAAAGTGCCCAGGGGTATAACCAGACGGGCACGGCCTCATGGTATGACATCGCATCTTCCAGTCACGTCACGGCCATGGGTACTGCCTTTCACGACAACCGCTTGACGGCTGCAAGCCGGGTGCTGCCGCTACCCACATGCGTGCGCGTCACCAATCTGCAAAATGGCCGTAGCATTTTGGTCTTGGTCAATGATCGCGGCCCCTTCGTTGCTGGACGCATCATGGATTTATCGATTGGCAGCGCGCGTGCCCTAGGCATCGTCAACCAAGGAACGGCGCAGGTACAGATTCAAGCAGTGCAGAGCAGCGTTCCCGCACCAGCGCCCTATCGTCCGCAGGTAATTCCGCAACTGGTTCCGGTACAGAACGTTCGACCGGTCGCACCCAGTGTGCCCCCCGCCCTGCAGTTGTCTGGCTCCGGCGCAGCAAATTCCCAAGCAAAGCTGCGCTCGGTGGTGGCCAGCGCTTTTGCCAGTCCCCAGCAACCGATATCGGTTCCCGCAAAGCCAGCGGCGAAGCCAATCACGACAGCTGTGCGGCCGGTGCTTTCCGCCCCACAGCTCGAAGATGTGATATATCTGATCAGCAGCCAACCCATGGAATTGCAGCGAGCACGTGAGGAGCAGCAAAAATTACAGGCTTTCGGAATTACGACGGCACATCTGGTCCCCGCTGCCCAGGGCTATATGGTCAAGATCGGCCCATTGGCAAGCACTGACAATACCGAGAGCTATGTACACAGCCTACGCCGCCTACAGTTGGGCGATTTTCAGCTCAGTCAAAAAAGCGTCGACTGA
- the kch gene encoding voltage-gated potassium channel protein: MIRATELFHFSPWQRLRRWGTRTRAVLRLDRWFPQIPLALAVAALGALSLLHALPALKSLIPELSVITPSSNLTDLPIMSQLGAIPALVVGAVLLIMAFGLVFRSRLSWALTLMISAISLALLLHRYQHLSVAMLAFNGLILLGLLVFRRHFSRSSVAAGTLFAFLSIVLLLSYAVFGSYVLGAGFSPQIKSLESALYFAVVTMSTVGYGDIVPKSPEARYFVISIIILGITVFATSISAVVVPLINGRMQRLLLGEKKSDWSDHYVLIGDNLFAQNTYRALRRRHLRVLVVAPARPEPLWLPEDDLFVGDPTDPEILRRAGAMRALGVLALRNDDSENAFIVLTAKEMAVPGKTVALVGNQRHLQRLRQTGVDLVIAPEVLGGQLLVESLMGEEFRGDAVLDTIFSTSTEA, encoded by the coding sequence ATGATCCGCGCTACTGAACTGTTTCATTTTTCTCCCTGGCAGCGCTTGCGCCGCTGGGGCACGCGCACGCGCGCCGTTTTGCGTCTCGATCGTTGGTTCCCGCAAATTCCTTTGGCTTTGGCGGTGGCGGCGTTGGGCGCGCTCTCTTTGCTGCATGCCCTGCCGGCCTTGAAGTCGTTGATCCCAGAATTGTCGGTGATCACTCCCAGCAGCAACCTCACAGATCTGCCGATCATGTCTCAGCTTGGCGCCATTCCAGCGCTAGTCGTGGGTGCGGTGCTCCTGATCATGGCCTTTGGGCTGGTGTTCCGCTCCCGCCTCTCCTGGGCCCTGACGCTGATGATTTCGGCGATCAGTCTCGCGCTTTTGCTGCACCGATACCAGCATCTCAGTGTCGCCATGCTGGCATTCAACGGCTTGATTTTGCTGGGTTTACTGGTCTTTCGCCGACATTTTTCCCGGTCGAGTGTCGCCGCCGGTACCCTTTTTGCGTTTCTTTCCATCGTGTTACTGCTGAGCTACGCAGTCTTTGGTTCCTATGTCCTGGGAGCCGGTTTCAGCCCGCAAATCAAATCGTTGGAGTCGGCCCTCTATTTTGCCGTGGTGACCATGTCTACGGTCGGCTACGGTGACATCGTCCCCAAAAGCCCGGAAGCACGCTATTTCGTCATCTCCATCATCATCCTTGGGATCACCGTTTTCGCCACTTCGATCTCGGCCGTGGTGGTACCGCTGATCAATGGGCGGATGCAACGCCTGCTACTGGGAGAGAAAAAATCCGACTGGAGTGACCATTATGTCCTCATCGGTGACAATCTCTTCGCGCAGAATACCTACCGGGCCCTGCGCCGCCGCCACCTGCGTGTGCTCGTGGTCGCGCCGGCACGACCGGAACCGTTGTGGTTACCGGAGGACGACCTTTTCGTGGGTGACCCTACAGATCCCGAAATTCTTCGTCGCGCTGGTGCGATGCGGGCTTTGGGAGTTCTGGCGCTGCGCAATGACGATAGTGAAAATGCCTTCATCGTCCTTACGGCCAAGGAGATGGCGGTCCCCGGGAAAACTGTGGCTCTGGTGGGAAACCAGCGGCATTTGCAGCGCTTGCGTCAGACCGGGGTCGATCTGGTAATCGCGCCCGAGGTGCTGGGCGGTCAGCTGCTGGTGGAAAGCCTCATGGGTGAGGAATTTCGGGGAGATGCGGTGCTCGATACCATCTTCAGTACGAGCACCGAGGCCTGA